A genomic segment from Amyelois transitella isolate CPQ chromosome 15, ilAmyTran1.1, whole genome shotgun sequence encodes:
- the LOC106136483 gene encoding uncharacterized protein LOC106136483, protein MINEDQIRVMIKFMERHGDLRRSGDVRQRERIKKKWLELVAILNRIGEKKSLRQWSKVWSDTKYNTIKKYKLSTRGGPKLTENENTIIRVIRNQPGRNSQRIAQTNDHSPVNLELSVPSINNICNSCENPIKEELSRDQDLPSHDLPEPLPEQVFYVLPRTDQRRDSLLSSASSSKSFAAERDSDNARARRSSTDSIEKLTEIADKFYELERERDRLAHEREMARIKQHSELLSVMSRMVNVVELLAPSLKRFMDRSVNEGG, encoded by the exons ATGATAAATGAAGACCAAATACGTGTTATGATTAAATTCATGGAGCG ccATGGTGATCTACGCCGCTCGGGCGATGTTCGTCAACGGGAGAGGATAAAGAAGAAGTGGTTGGAATTGGTAGCAATCCTTAACAGGATTGGGGAAAAGAAATCATTGAGACAGTGGAGTAAG gtTTGGAGCGATACTAAATACAATACgataaaaaagtacaaattAAGTACAAGAGGAGGACCCAAATTGACAGAGAATGAAAATACTATCATTCGGGTAATAAGAAATCAACCTGGAAGGAATAGTCAGAGGATAGCACAAACAAATGACCATAGTCCTGTTAATTtagag TTGTCAGTCCCATCAATTAACAACATATGCAATTCATGCGAGAACCCAATCAAAGAAGAATTGAGCAGAGATCAAGACCTACCCAGTCATGACCTTCCGGAGCCACTCCCCGAACAGGTCTTCTACGTTCTACCAAGAACGGACCAACGAAGAGACTCTTTACTATCATCCGCCAGCTCTTCGAAATCTTTTGCAGCAGAAAGAGATAGTGATAATGCTAGAGCAAGAAGAAGCAGTACGGATAGCATAGAGAAATTGACCGAAATAGCGGATAAGTTTTATGAGTTGGAAAGGGAGAGGGATAGGCTCGCTCATGAAAGAGAAATGGCTAGGATCAAACAGCATAGTGAGCTTCTTTCAGTCATGTCTCGAATGGTAAACGTGGTGGAATTATTGGCGCCAAGTTTAAAGAGATTTATGGACAGAAGTGTTAATGAAGGTGGATGA
- the LOC106136494 gene encoding serine/threonine-protein kinase minibrain isoform X5 — protein sequence MVRKGDRPTGALFRTLADTLWWRSVRLVSMVYYAKKKRRAQQYLGEDGSHKKERKLYNDGYDDDNHDYIIKQGEKFLDRYEISSPIGKGSFGQVVKAYDHEEQCQVAIKIIKNKKPFLNQAQIEVKLLEMMNRADAENKYYIVKLKRHFMWRNHLCLVFELLSYNLYDLLRNTNFRGVSLNLTRKFAQQLCTALLFLSQPELNIIHCDLKPENILLCNPKRSAIKIVDFGSSCQLGQRIYQYIQSRFYRSPEVLLGIPYDLAIDMWSLGCILVEMHTGEPLFSGSNEQDQMNKIVEVLGMPPDHLLDQAHKTRKFFDKLPASEGGGYVLKKVNNTGKDGVVARKYRVAGSRRLHDILGVEGGGPAARRRGEPGHSVSDYLKFKDLIMRMLEYDPKKRVTPYYALQHNFFKRTADESTNTQQQHSHAVGGGAAPVGRLWGASERMEVEAARRDDDLLPQPAVCPLAHSPVAIH from the exons ATGGTGCGCAAAGGGGATAGGCCAACTGGCGCCCTCTTCAGGACCCTGGCCGACACGCTCTGGTGGCGCTCCGTCAGACTCGTTTCTATG GTGTACTACGCGAAGAAGAAGCGGAGAGCGCAACAGTACCTGGGCGAGGATGGGTCGCACAAAAAGGAGAGGAAACTGTACAACGACGGGTACGACGATGACAACCACGACTACATCATCAAGCAGGGTGAGAAGTTCCTCGACCGGTACGAGATATCCTCGCCGATCGGCAAAGGATCCTTCGGACAG GTTGTGAAGGCGTATGACCACGAGGAGCAATGTCAAGTAgcgattaaaataattaagaataagAAACCCTTCCTAAATCAGGCACAAATAGAAGTCAAGTTACTAGAAATGATGAACAGAGCGGACGCagaaaataagtattatatag TGAAACTGAAGCGTCACTTCATGTGGCGGAACCACCTGTGCCTAGTGTTCGAGCTGCTCTCGTACAACCTGTACGACCTGCTGAGGAACACCAACTTCAGGGGCGTGTCGCTGAACCTCACGAGGAAGTTCGCCCAGCAGCTGTGCACGGCGCTGCTGTTCCTTAGTCAACCTG aaCTTAATATAATTCACTGTGATCTTAAGCCTGAGAATATTTTACTATGCAATCCGAAAAGGTCGGCCATTAAAATAGTGGACTTCGGCAGTTCATGTCAACTAGGTCAAAGG ATATACCAATACATACAGTCAAGGTTTTACCGCTCACCAGAAGTGCTCCTGGGCATTCCGTACGACCTGGCAATAGACATGTGGTCGCTCGGCTGCATACTGGTGGAGATGCACACGGGGGAACCACTGTTCAGCGGTTCTAACGAGCAGGACCAGATGAACAAGATCGTCGAAGTCCTGGGAATGCCGCCTGACCATTTACTGGACCAG GCTCACAAAACCAGAAAGTTCTTCGACAAACTACCAGCGTCAGAGGGCGGAGGTTACGTGCTTAAGAAAGTGAATAATACGGGGAAAGATGGAGT CGTGGCCCGCAAGTACCGCGTGGCGGGCTCGCGGCGGCTGCACGACATCCTGGGCGTGGAGGGCGGCGGGCcggccgcgcgccgccgcggGGAGCCCGGACACTCCGTCTCCGACTACCTCAAGTTCAAG GACCTGATCATGCGCATGCTCGAGTACGACCCGAAGAAGCGTGTGACGCCGTACTACGCGCTACAGCACAACTTCTTCAAGCGCACAGCGGACGAGAGCACCAACACCCAACAGCAACATTCTCATG CAGTGGGTGGCGGCGCCGCGCCCGTGGGCCGCCTGTGGGGCGCCAGCGAGCGCATGGAGGTGGAGGCGGCGCGCCGCGACGACGACCTGCTGCCGCAGCCCGCCGTCTGCCCGCTCGCGCACAGCCCCGTCGCCATACACTAG